In Methylomagnum ishizawai, one DNA window encodes the following:
- the leuD gene encoding 3-isopropylmalate dehydratase small subunit, which translates to MKAFHRISSRVVPLDRANIDTDAIIPKQFLKSIRRTGFGPFLFDEWRYLDRGEPEMDCTHRPLNPDFVLNQPCYYGAQILLTRENFGCGSSREHAPWALDNYGFRVIIAPSFADIFYNNCFKNGLLPIVLATAAVDRLFAELTPGDNLTVDLESQTITDKYGEKFHFEIDPSRKHRLLKGLDDIGLTLQRADLIRAYEAQRRAEAPWLFPDAA; encoded by the coding sequence ATGAAAGCCTTCCACCGCATCAGTTCCAGGGTCGTGCCCCTGGACCGCGCCAATATCGACACCGACGCGATCATCCCCAAGCAATTCCTGAAATCGATCCGCCGCACCGGCTTCGGCCCGTTCCTGTTCGACGAATGGCGCTATCTGGACCGGGGCGAACCCGAGATGGATTGCACCCACCGCCCCTTGAACCCGGATTTCGTGCTGAACCAGCCCTGCTATTACGGGGCGCAAATCCTCCTCACCCGCGAGAACTTCGGCTGCGGTTCCTCCCGCGAACACGCGCCCTGGGCCTTGGACAACTACGGTTTCCGGGTCATCATCGCGCCCAGCTTCGCCGATATCTTCTACAACAACTGCTTCAAGAACGGCCTGCTGCCCATCGTGCTGGCCACGGCGGCGGTGGACCGTTTATTCGCGGAACTGACACCCGGCGATAACCTCACGGTCGATTTGGAGAGCCAGACTATTACCGATAAGTACGGCGAAAAATTCCATTTCGAGATCGACCCTTCCCGCAAGCACCGTTTGCTGAAAGGCTTGGACGATATCGGCCTGACCCTGCAACGCGCCGACCTGATCCGGGCCTATGAAGCCCAACGCCGGGCCGAAGCGCCCTGGCTGTTCCCGGACGCGGCCTGA
- a CDS encoding aspartate-semialdehyde dehydrogenase — protein MSKTYNVAVLGATGAVGEALFSILEERDFPVGEVYALASERSAGKQVEFKGQTLTVRDVAGFDFSLADIGLFSAGASVSELYAPKAAAAGCVVIDNTSQFRYDDDIPLVVPEVNPAAIAQYKTRGIIANPNCSTIQMLVALKPIHDAVGIERINVCTYQAVSGTGKEAIEELAAQTAALLNGKPISPEVYPKQIAFNVLPQIDVFLANGYTKEEMKMVWETRKIMGDDRIQVNPTAVRVPVFYGHSEAVHIETREKITAERALELLRSAEGVTVLDERKPGGYPTAVTEAAGKDPVYVGRVREDISHPRGLNLWVVADNVRKGAALNSVQIAEILAKTYI, from the coding sequence ATGAGCAAAACCTACAATGTCGCCGTCCTGGGCGCGACCGGCGCGGTCGGCGAAGCCCTGTTCTCCATCCTGGAAGAACGCGATTTCCCCGTGGGCGAGGTCTACGCCCTCGCCAGCGAGCGCTCGGCGGGCAAGCAGGTGGAATTCAAAGGCCAAACCCTGACCGTGCGGGACGTGGCCGGTTTCGATTTCTCGCTGGCCGATATCGGGCTGTTCTCGGCGGGCGCGTCGGTCTCGGAACTCTACGCACCCAAGGCGGCGGCGGCGGGCTGCGTGGTGATCGACAACACCTCGCAATTCCGCTACGACGACGACATCCCCCTGGTGGTGCCGGAAGTCAACCCGGCAGCCATCGCCCAGTACAAAACCCGCGGCATCATCGCCAACCCCAATTGCTCGACCATCCAAATGCTGGTGGCCCTGAAACCCATCCACGACGCGGTGGGCATCGAGCGCATCAACGTCTGCACCTATCAAGCGGTGTCGGGCACCGGCAAGGAAGCCATCGAGGAACTGGCGGCGCAGACGGCGGCCCTGCTCAACGGCAAGCCGATCAGCCCCGAGGTCTACCCCAAGCAAATCGCCTTCAACGTGCTGCCGCAGATCGACGTGTTCCTAGCCAACGGCTACACCAAGGAAGAAATGAAAATGGTCTGGGAAACCCGCAAGATCATGGGTGACGACCGCATCCAGGTGAATCCCACCGCAGTGCGGGTGCCGGTGTTCTACGGCCACTCGGAAGCAGTGCATATCGAGACCCGCGAAAAAATCACCGCCGAGCGGGCGCTGGAACTTTTGCGAAGTGCGGAAGGCGTCACAGTTTTGGACGAACGCAAACCGGGAGGATACCCGACGGCGGTCACCGAAGCCGCCGGGAAAGACCCCGTCTACGTGGGCCGGGTGCGCGAGGATATCTCCCACCCCAGGGGTTTGAACCTCTGGGTAGTGGCGGATAATGTCCGCAAAGGGGCCGCGCTCAATAGCGTCCAAATTGCCGAAATTTTGGCAAAAACTTACATCTAG
- the adk gene encoding adenylate kinase: MRVILLGSPGSGKGTQAKAITEKYHIPQISTGDMLRAAVREGTPLGLAAKQVMDAGQLVSDDIILGIIKERIVQPDCANGFLLDGFPRTIAQAEGLEALGVGIDRVVEIVVDDEEIVGRITGRRVHPGSGRIYHVTFHPPQAEGLDDITGEPLIQRDDDKEDTVRKRLDIYHTQTQPLVDYYRAQATAGGLKFASMDGVGSVDTITARLFLALE, from the coding sequence ATGCGCGTGATCCTTCTGGGCAGCCCCGGTTCAGGAAAAGGCACACAGGCCAAGGCCATCACCGAGAAATACCACATCCCCCAAATCTCCACCGGCGATATGCTACGCGCCGCGGTACGCGAAGGAACGCCCCTGGGCCTGGCCGCGAAGCAGGTCATGGACGCCGGGCAATTGGTATCCGACGACATCATCCTGGGAATCATCAAAGAACGCATCGTCCAGCCCGACTGCGCCAACGGCTTCCTGCTGGATGGTTTTCCCCGTACCATCGCCCAAGCCGAGGGTCTCGAAGCCCTGGGCGTCGGCATCGACCGCGTGGTGGAGATCGTGGTGGACGACGAGGAAATCGTCGGCCGCATCACCGGCCGCCGGGTCCACCCCGGCTCGGGCCGCATCTACCATGTGACATTCCATCCGCCCCAGGCCGAGGGACTCGACGATATCACCGGCGAACCCTTGATCCAGCGCGACGACGACAAAGAAGACACCGTCCGCAAACGCCTGGACATCTACCACACCCAGACCCAGCCCCTGGTCGATTACTACCGCGCCCAGGCCACGGCGGGCGGGCTGAAGTTCGCCAGCATGGACGGCGTCGGCAGCGTGGACACCATCACCGCACGGCTGTTTCTCGCCCTGGAATAA
- the leuB gene encoding 3-isopropylmalate dehydrogenase: MTQKIAVLPGDGIGPEIVAEALKVIDCLNQDFGLALETEAALIGGAAYDVHGTPFPEATLALARAADSVLLGAVGGPKWEPLNYALRPERGLLGLRAELELFANLRPALLYPQLEAASTLRPEVVSGLDIVIIRELTGGIYFGQPRGRRVNDKGEREGFNTLIYSESEIRRIAHIGFQTAQKRNKRLCSVDKANVLECTELWREIMIEVGQEYPDVALSHMYVDNAAMQLVRAPKQFDVMVTDNMFGDILSDCAAMLTGSIGMLPSASLDKNGKGMYEPIHGSAPDISGKGVANPIATVLSLAMMLRYSFDDAASADRIEQAVTAALDAGYRTADIHSEGTRKVGTAEMGDAIVAALRASR; encoded by the coding sequence ATGACCCAAAAAATCGCAGTATTGCCGGGCGACGGCATTGGACCCGAAATCGTCGCCGAAGCCCTCAAAGTCATCGACTGCCTGAACCAGGATTTCGGCCTCGCCCTCGAAACCGAAGCGGCCTTGATCGGCGGCGCGGCCTACGATGTCCACGGCACGCCCTTCCCCGAGGCCACCCTGGCCCTGGCCCGCGCCGCCGATTCGGTGCTGCTGGGCGCGGTCGGCGGCCCGAAATGGGAACCGCTGAATTATGCGCTGCGCCCGGAACGCGGCTTGTTGGGTCTCCGCGCCGAACTGGAACTGTTCGCCAACCTGCGCCCGGCCCTCTTGTATCCGCAATTGGAAGCGGCGTCCACCCTGCGCCCGGAAGTGGTCTCGGGCCTTGATATCGTCATCATCCGCGAACTGACCGGCGGCATTTATTTCGGCCAGCCGCGCGGTCGCCGCGTCAATGACAAGGGCGAGCGCGAAGGTTTCAACACCTTGATCTACAGCGAATCGGAAATCCGCCGCATCGCCCACATCGGTTTCCAAACCGCCCAGAAGCGCAATAAGCGCCTGTGTTCGGTGGATAAGGCCAATGTGCTGGAATGCACCGAGCTGTGGCGCGAAATTATGATCGAAGTCGGCCAGGAATACCCCGACGTGGCCCTGTCCCACATGTACGTGGATAACGCCGCCATGCAGTTGGTCCGCGCCCCCAAGCAATTCGACGTGATGGTGACTGACAACATGTTCGGCGACATCCTGTCCGACTGCGCCGCGATGCTGACCGGCTCCATCGGCATGTTGCCCTCGGCCTCGCTGGACAAGAACGGCAAAGGCATGTACGAACCGATCCACGGTTCCGCGCCCGATATTTCCGGCAAGGGTGTCGCCAACCCCATCGCCACCGTGCTGTCCCTGGCGATGATGCTGCGCTATAGCTTCGACGACGCCGCTTCCGCCGACCGCATCGAACAAGCCGTCACCGCCGCCCTGGACGCAGGCTACCGCACCGCCGATATCCACTCGGAAGGCACCCGCAAGGTCGGCACCGCCGAAATGGGCGATGCCATCGTCGCGGCCCTGCGGGCGTCCCGCTGA
- a CDS encoding sensor domain-containing diguanylate cyclase, with the protein MNTSTRQQHLHLKLARAVFWTALLLALLTSVALFMAEFQWASEKTETRLNQLLDTVETTAAVAAYSGNSAIGADVLDGLLRNDIVHEARLLNDRGLDLHRLRETGHARVPPGPVLVRDLHSPFGEREVVGRLLVFPEARVNLREARHAAQVGALTSSVLIGLTALLVLGLVRSSLSLPLSGVSGALHAIRAGEQERLKPLPHHRDDELGQLVNDINGLLATLEEKFAAERLLRKEVQVVERRLREVFENTSAGIFLLDGQGHLCMANPTLGRVLGLPGLSPESLVGQDFPALAFADPEQFHHLFHQAGSHSTAMDLKLRHHDAGPAWVHCLLSRQTDGQGETRYEGVVYDITERRALELRTQHEADHDLLTGLLRRHAAERELRRRLDASSHQPQAVLLLDLDHFKAVNDTHGHAAGDRVLLETAQRFKSCVRSGDIVGRLGGDEFLIALLDCASLDQARRVAHEIVDRVVQPIALDQGIGVTIGISIGIALSHGQGLEDLLRAADLAMYEVKRWGRNGYASPLPEGAIRVERRDTAGAWTQADTLPAPKSPDVSQESISV; encoded by the coding sequence ATGAATACCTCGACGCGACAACAACATTTGCATCTCAAGCTGGCGCGCGCGGTGTTTTGGACCGCCCTGTTATTGGCCTTGCTAACCTCGGTGGCGCTGTTCATGGCCGAATTCCAATGGGCCAGCGAAAAAACCGAAACCCGGCTCAACCAATTGCTGGACACGGTGGAAACCACCGCCGCCGTCGCCGCCTATTCCGGCAACTCCGCCATCGGCGCGGATGTGCTGGACGGCCTGCTGCGCAACGATATCGTCCACGAGGCCCGGTTGCTCAACGACCGCGGCCTCGACCTCCACCGGCTGCGCGAGACCGGCCATGCCAGGGTTCCCCCCGGTCCCGTCTTGGTGCGCGACCTGCATTCGCCCTTCGGCGAGCGCGAAGTGGTGGGGCGGCTGCTGGTGTTCCCGGAAGCCCGCGTCAACCTGCGGGAAGCCCGCCACGCCGCCCAGGTCGGGGCGCTGACTTCCTCCGTGCTGATCGGGCTGACCGCCTTGCTGGTGCTGGGCTTGGTGCGGTCTTCGCTGTCCTTGCCGCTGTCGGGGGTATCCGGTGCCTTGCACGCCATCCGGGCCGGGGAACAGGAGCGCCTGAAACCCTTGCCCCACCACCGCGACGACGAACTCGGCCAACTGGTGAACGATATCAATGGCCTGTTGGCGACCCTGGAGGAGAAATTCGCCGCCGAGCGGCTACTGCGGAAAGAAGTCCAGGTGGTGGAACGGCGGCTACGCGAGGTGTTCGAGAACACCAGCGCCGGTATCTTCCTACTGGACGGGCAAGGCCACCTGTGCATGGCCAACCCCACCCTCGGACGGGTGCTGGGCCTGCCGGGGCTGTCGCCGGAATCCCTGGTCGGGCAGGATTTCCCGGCCCTGGCCTTCGCCGACCCGGAGCAATTCCACCACCTTTTCCATCAGGCCGGGAGCCATTCCACCGCCATGGACCTCAAGCTCAGGCACCACGACGCGGGACCGGCCTGGGTACATTGCCTGCTGTCGCGCCAGACCGACGGCCAAGGCGAAACCCGTTACGAGGGCGTGGTGTACGACATCACCGAGCGCCGTGCCCTGGAACTCCGCACCCAACACGAGGCCGATCACGACCTCCTCACCGGCTTGTTGCGCCGCCACGCCGCCGAGCGCGAATTGCGGCGGCGGCTGGACGCCTCCTCCCACCAACCCCAGGCCGTGCTACTGCTGGACCTGGACCATTTCAAGGCGGTCAACGACACCCACGGCCACGCCGCCGGCGACCGCGTGTTACTGGAAACCGCCCAGCGCTTCAAGTCCTGCGTGCGCTCGGGCGATATCGTGGGCCGGCTGGGCGGCGACGAATTCCTGATCGCGCTGCTGGATTGCGCCTCGTTGGACCAAGCCCGGCGGGTCGCCCACGAGATCGTGGACCGGGTGGTACAGCCCATCGCGCTGGACCAGGGCATCGGCGTCACCATAGGCATCAGCATCGGCATCGCCCTCTCCCACGGCCAGGGGTTGGAGGATTTGCTGAGGGCGGCGGACCTCGCCATGTACGAGGTCAAGCGCTGGGGCCGCAACGGCTACGCCAGCCCGCTGCCCGAAGGCGCGATCCGGGTGGAACGGCGCGACACGGCGGGCGCATGGACCCAGGCCGACACCCTCCCGGCACCGAAATCCCCGGACGTATCCCAGGAATCCATCTCCGTGTGA
- a CDS encoding FimV/HubP family polar landmark protein: MHSALDQALVAEIPLVLSGNDTLADVKVSLASPEAFAKAGLDRQYFLTKLRFTPTQTANGNYIIQVSSREAITEPFMDFLVEVNWPQGRLLREFTVLLDPPSSLQERVAAEIDSPAMQRPGPRTYERVAEIRRAGESAPRPARPAPRPAAAPPPPPSADQLTDQAYGPVRRDETLWSIARALNQDPGVSQEQMMLALFRANPQAFSGYRMNGLKAGAVLRLPNRDFIARLAPGQARSEFARQQAQGSGTSAYDTGGPQLKLTPPPEARPRNPGGLPGGDTPASRAKSEQALEVAESAKQETEDLRSQLAQLRQQLGDIQRLLTFKDEQIASLQAQRGAPATPPPKATGAETPVQPAPVSKPEPATTANPPSTAKPEPTATAPTPPPAAVQPPPKPSVPPVAKPTAPAKPATPPAPVHVAETPFDFSPYLYGGAALGLVGFGAMLLIRWRNAKIAATESILLAAEREGNPQHTPLPTLKALEETPEPVITTKSSFLSEFTPSDFDALGSETDEVDPVSEADVYLAYGRYKQAEELIRHAIQQHPDRDECKLKLLEIYYATENRAAFENYARELKGQRKHQQENFWSKVEEMGRELLANSDLFKAAPPTPSRSIGGADPAKSSVPASSPLGSLDLSDELIDDLKRFEIEFMEDGPEAGDDAELGFLSLDGLDTDDTAATPTPARAAEAKTPAPAAKEPEQALFDALEFDLDFLKAADAEPEATPRRDTGSMEELENLIPFSLDLEPASEPEESLLADNGPADKTIDDILRELTGQIGQEPAATSEAGPAAERTPLGRFDFDLDLLEPAPAIDEIEAFQAPAPTDLEPELQAQEEDLFAGLTDMDQFETKLDLAKAYADMEDEDSAREILLEVATHGNDRQKAEATALLDKLDGHNANLSLAGQQGRRV; this comes from the coding sequence TTGCACTCCGCTCTGGACCAAGCGCTGGTCGCAGAAATCCCGTTGGTACTGTCCGGCAATGATACGCTTGCCGATGTCAAGGTCAGCCTCGCCTCGCCCGAAGCTTTCGCCAAGGCGGGGTTGGACCGCCAATATTTCCTCACCAAGCTGCGCTTCACGCCCACCCAAACCGCCAACGGCAATTACATCATCCAAGTCAGCTCCCGCGAGGCCATCACCGAACCCTTCATGGATTTCCTGGTCGAGGTCAACTGGCCGCAAGGGCGTTTGCTGCGCGAGTTCACCGTACTGCTGGACCCGCCCTCCAGCCTGCAAGAACGGGTCGCGGCCGAAATAGACTCCCCGGCCATGCAACGCCCCGGTCCCCGCACCTACGAACGGGTCGCCGAAATCCGCCGCGCTGGCGAATCCGCGCCCCGGCCCGCCCGACCCGCGCCCCGCCCCGCCGCCGCCCCGCCGCCCCCGCCCAGCGCAGACCAGCTCACCGACCAAGCCTATGGCCCGGTGCGCCGCGACGAAACCCTATGGAGCATCGCCCGCGCCCTGAACCAAGACCCCGGCGTCTCCCAGGAACAAATGATGCTGGCCCTGTTCCGAGCCAATCCGCAAGCCTTCTCCGGCTACCGTATGAACGGGCTCAAGGCCGGCGCGGTGCTGCGCCTGCCCAACCGCGATTTCATCGCCCGGCTCGCACCCGGCCAAGCCCGCTCCGAATTCGCCCGCCAGCAAGCCCAGGGTAGCGGAACATCGGCCTACGACACCGGCGGTCCCCAGCTCAAGCTCACCCCGCCACCCGAGGCCCGGCCCAGGAACCCGGGCGGGCTTCCCGGCGGCGACACCCCCGCCAGCCGGGCCAAGAGCGAACAGGCGCTGGAAGTCGCCGAATCCGCCAAGCAGGAAACCGAAGACCTAAGATCGCAACTGGCCCAGCTCCGGCAGCAACTCGGCGATATCCAACGCCTGCTGACCTTCAAGGATGAGCAAATCGCCAGCCTACAGGCCCAGCGCGGCGCACCGGCCACGCCGCCGCCCAAGGCCACCGGCGCGGAAACCCCGGTCCAGCCAGCGCCAGTCTCCAAACCCGAACCCGCCACCACCGCGAATCCGCCGTCGACCGCCAAACCCGAGCCCACCGCCACCGCGCCCACACCGCCACCGGCAGCGGTGCAACCGCCGCCCAAGCCCAGTGTACCCCCGGTCGCCAAACCCACCGCGCCCGCCAAACCGGCCACGCCCCCGGCTCCGGTCCACGTGGCGGAAACCCCGTTCGACTTCAGCCCCTACCTTTACGGGGGTGCCGCCCTGGGCCTGGTCGGCTTCGGTGCCATGCTGCTCATCCGCTGGCGCAACGCCAAGATCGCGGCCACCGAGAGCATCCTGCTTGCCGCCGAACGCGAAGGCAATCCACAACACACCCCGCTCCCCACCCTCAAGGCGCTGGAAGAAACCCCGGAACCGGTCATCACCACCAAGAGTTCGTTCCTCAGCGAATTCACCCCCAGCGATTTCGACGCGCTAGGCAGCGAGACCGACGAGGTCGATCCGGTGTCGGAAGCCGATGTCTACCTCGCCTATGGCCGCTACAAGCAGGCCGAGGAACTGATCCGCCACGCCATACAGCAGCATCCCGACCGCGACGAGTGCAAGCTCAAGCTGCTGGAAATCTACTACGCCACCGAAAACCGCGCGGCCTTCGAGAACTATGCCCGCGAACTCAAGGGCCAGCGCAAACACCAGCAAGAGAATTTCTGGAGCAAGGTCGAGGAAATGGGCCGCGAACTCCTGGCCAACAGCGACCTGTTCAAAGCCGCCCCCCCAACTCCTTCCCGCAGCATAGGAGGGGCCGACCCCGCCAAATCCTCGGTCCCCGCGTCCAGCCCGCTTGGCTCCCTGGACCTGTCCGACGAGTTGATCGACGATCTGAAGCGCTTCGAAATCGAATTCATGGAAGACGGGCCGGAGGCCGGGGACGACGCCGAACTTGGCTTCCTCTCCCTGGACGGGCTGGACACCGACGACACCGCGGCGACGCCAACCCCCGCCCGCGCCGCCGAAGCGAAAACCCCCGCGCCCGCCGCCAAAGAGCCGGAACAAGCCCTGTTCGACGCCCTGGAATTCGACCTCGATTTCCTGAAGGCGGCGGACGCCGAACCCGAGGCCACCCCGCGGCGGGACACCGGGTCGATGGAGGAACTGGAGAACCTGATCCCCTTTAGCCTCGATCTGGAACCCGCCTCCGAACCGGAAGAATCCCTGCTGGCGGACAACGGTCCCGCCGACAAAACCATCGACGACATCCTACGCGAACTCACCGGCCAGATCGGCCAGGAACCGGCGGCAACCTCCGAGGCCGGTCCGGCGGCGGAGCGCACCCCGCTGGGCCGCTTCGATTTCGACCTGGACCTGTTGGAACCCGCGCCCGCCATCGACGAGATCGAAGCATTCCAAGCCCCCGCCCCGACCGACCTCGAACCCGAACTCCAGGCACAGGAAGAAGATTTGTTCGCCGGATTGACCGACATGGATCAATTCGAGACCAAGCTGGATTTGGCCAAAGCCTACGCCGACATGGAGGACGAGGATTCGGCCAGGGAAATCCTCCTGGAAGTCGCCACCCACGGCAACGACCGCCAAAAAGCCGAAGCCACCGCGTTGCTGGACAAACTGGACGGTCACAACGCCAACCTTTCCCTCGCGGGGCAACAGGGCAGGCGGGTATAG
- the leuC gene encoding 3-isopropylmalate dehydratase large subunit: protein MAGKTLFDKLWDSHLVCSEADGSALIYIDRQLIHEVTSAQAFEGMRLAGRKPWRTAANLATADHNVPTAGRAQGIADPVSRLQVETLDNNCAEFGITEFDMADPRQGVVHVMGPEQGATLPGMTIVCGDSHTATHGAFGALAFGIGTSEVEHVLATQCLVQSKAKNMLVTVEGEVGPGVTAKDIVLAIIGRIGTAGGTGYSIEFAGSAIRALSMEGRMTVCNMAIEAGARAGLVAADATTFAYLQGRPYAPSGELWEQAVAAWGELHSDADAVFDAVIEIDAAAIQPQVTWGTSPEMVLPVDACVPNPEAETDAVKRESMKRALAYMDLQPGTPLTQIPVDKVFIGSCTNGRIEDFRAAAAVVKGRQRAANVKLALAVPGSGPVKRQAEAEGLDQIFIEAGFEWRDPGCSMCLAMNADRLEPGERCASTSNRNFEGRQGYGGRTHLVSPAMAAAAAVFGHFVDVRTLPADAL from the coding sequence ATGGCCGGCAAAACCCTTTTCGACAAGTTATGGGACAGCCACTTGGTCTGTTCCGAAGCGGACGGTTCCGCCCTGATCTACATCGACCGCCAATTGATCCACGAAGTCACCTCGGCCCAGGCTTTCGAGGGCATGCGGCTCGCGGGACGCAAGCCCTGGCGGACGGCGGCCAACCTCGCGACCGCCGACCACAACGTGCCCACGGCGGGCCGCGCCCAGGGCATCGCCGATCCGGTCTCCCGCCTGCAAGTGGAAACCCTGGACAACAATTGCGCCGAGTTCGGCATCACCGAATTCGACATGGCCGACCCGCGCCAGGGCGTGGTGCATGTGATGGGGCCGGAACAGGGCGCGACCCTGCCCGGCATGACCATCGTCTGCGGCGATTCCCACACCGCGACCCATGGCGCGTTCGGGGCGCTGGCCTTCGGCATCGGCACTTCCGAAGTGGAGCATGTGCTGGCGACCCAGTGTTTGGTGCAATCCAAGGCCAAGAACATGCTGGTCACGGTCGAGGGCGAAGTCGGCCCCGGCGTCACCGCCAAGGATATCGTCCTCGCCATCATTGGCCGGATCGGCACGGCGGGCGGCACCGGCTACAGCATCGAATTCGCCGGTTCGGCGATCCGGGCGCTGTCGATGGAAGGCCGCATGACCGTGTGCAATATGGCCATCGAGGCTGGTGCCCGCGCCGGTCTGGTGGCGGCGGATGCCACCACCTTCGCCTATCTGCAAGGCCGTCCCTACGCCCCGAGCGGCGAACTGTGGGAACAAGCCGTGGCTGCTTGGGGCGAATTACACAGCGATGCCGACGCGGTGTTCGACGCCGTGATCGAAATCGACGCCGCCGCCATCCAGCCGCAAGTGACCTGGGGCACCTCCCCGGAAATGGTGCTGCCGGTCGATGCCTGCGTGCCCAATCCCGAAGCCGAAACCGACGCGGTCAAGCGCGAGAGCATGAAACGCGCCCTGGCCTATATGGATTTGCAGCCCGGCACGCCGCTAACCCAAATCCCGGTGGATAAAGTCTTCATCGGCTCCTGCACCAATGGCCGCATCGAGGATTTCCGCGCCGCCGCCGCCGTGGTCAAGGGCCGCCAGCGGGCCGCGAACGTGAAATTGGCGCTGGCGGTGCCGGGCTCGGGTCCGGTCAAACGGCAGGCCGAAGCAGAAGGCTTGGACCAGATTTTCATCGAGGCCGGTTTTGAATGGCGCGACCCCGGTTGCTCCATGTGCCTCGCCATGAACGCCGACCGGCTGGAACCGGGCGAACGCTGCGCCTCCACCTCCAACCGCAATTTCGAGGGCCGTCAAGGCTACGGGGGCCGCACCCATCTGGTCAGCCCGGCCATGGCCGCCGCCGCCGCGGTGTTCGGCCATTTCGTGGATGTCCGCACGCTCCCGGCGGACGCCCTGTAA
- a CDS encoding porin has translation MLPLRATWKPGLAAALLALPAATSADTPTWSFKGFGTLSVSGTDTDLIQFRRDTTQGNGVTRTWGVDPDSRLGLQLDVDFGPSWRAGIQWVARNHAGQFIEQNLDWAFLRWSPEENLDFRVGRLGFDVFMLSDYRNVGYAYPWMRPPHEFYASLPTYHFDGIDLSHKTPLGGGYLTAKSFVGYASYTVPSFLFDLDLGAVIVGGSLGYESGDWRARLGYNYAKTKTDLPIQPLYAALDNPWVNTVWPGANTYPGMISPQNRDLHYISAGLAYDDGGWLAQLEASYTDSQVVSFPSVASGYLSLGRRAGPVTFYTLLGISETLRHTATLPRPWLATPAVDLLWRAADSLINANSVDEKSVSLGLRWDVYENIDLKAQWSHYWLGQNGAQLWVEPELSAPTPGQVDVWSLGVDFVF, from the coding sequence ATGCTCCCGCTCCGCGCCACCTGGAAACCCGGGCTCGCCGCCGCGTTGCTGGCCTTGCCCGCCGCCACCTCCGCCGATACGCCGACCTGGAGTTTCAAGGGGTTCGGCACACTCAGCGTCAGCGGCACCGACACCGACCTCATCCAGTTCCGCCGCGACACCACCCAGGGCAATGGCGTCACCCGCACCTGGGGCGTGGACCCGGATTCCCGGCTCGGCCTACAACTCGACGTGGATTTCGGCCCCTCCTGGCGGGCCGGGATACAATGGGTGGCCCGCAACCATGCCGGACAGTTCATCGAGCAGAACCTGGACTGGGCCTTCCTACGCTGGAGCCCGGAGGAAAACCTCGACTTCCGGGTCGGACGGCTGGGCTTCGATGTGTTCATGCTGTCCGACTACCGCAACGTCGGCTATGCCTATCCCTGGATGCGCCCGCCGCACGAGTTCTATGCCAGCCTCCCGACCTATCACTTCGACGGCATCGACCTGTCCCACAAAACCCCGCTCGGCGGCGGCTACCTGACCGCGAAGAGCTTCGTGGGCTATGCGTCCTATACCGTGCCCAGCTTTTTGTTCGACCTGGACCTGGGCGCGGTCATCGTGGGCGGCAGCCTCGGCTACGAGAGCGGCGACTGGCGGGCGCGGCTCGGCTACAACTACGCCAAGACCAAGACCGACCTGCCGATCCAACCGCTCTACGCCGCGCTGGACAATCCCTGGGTGAACACGGTCTGGCCGGGTGCCAACACCTATCCCGGCATGATTTCGCCCCAGAACAGGGACCTGCATTATATTTCCGCCGGCCTGGCCTACGACGACGGCGGGTGGCTGGCGCAACTGGAGGCGTCCTACACCGACTCCCAAGTGGTCAGTTTTCCTTCGGTGGCCAGTGGCTACCTGAGCCTGGGACGGCGGGCCGGTCCCGTCACGTTCTACACCCTGCTGGGCATTTCCGAGACCCTCCGCCACACGGCGACCCTCCCCCGGCCCTGGCTGGCGACGCCCGCGGTCGATCTGCTCTGGCGCGCGGCGGACAGCCTCATCAACGCCAATAGCGTGGACGAAAAATCGGTGTCCCTGGGACTGCGCTGGGATGTCTACGAAAACATCGACCTGAAAGCGCAATGGAGCCATTACTGGCTGGGACAGAACGGCGCCCAGCTCTGGGTGGAACCCGAGTTATCCGCTCCCACGCCCGGACAGGTCGATGTCTGGTCGCTGGGCGTGGACTTCGTGTTCTAG